The sequence CGGCGTGGATCACGATCGGCCGGTCCAGGTTGGCGTAGTCGAACATCACGGACGAGTAGTCGGTGATCAGGGCGTCCGCCGCGAGCAGCACGCCCGCCAGGTCCGGCTCGTCGCTCGCGTCGAGCACGGCACCGCGCCGGGCCAGCTCCGCGAGGCCCAGGCCGCGCGCGGGACCGGCCGCCGGCGCGGGATGCAGCCGGACCACGAGCGTGTGGCCCTCGCCGAGGTCGGCCGCGAGCCGGGCCACGTCGATCCGGTCCACGTGCCCGCCCCTGCGGTAGTCCCGGCGGGTCGGCGCGTACAGCACCACCGTGTGGTCGTCCGGGATGCCGTGCCGCGCGCGGAAGTCGCTCGAACCGCCGTTGACCAGCACGTCGTTGCGCGGACTGCCGGTGCGCGCCGAGGCGAAGTGGCAGGGGTAGGCCCGCTCGTACACCAGCTCCGCGTAGCGGCTCGCGACCAGGCTGTGGTCCCAGCGGTCGGCGCGGCGCAGCAGCTGCGGCACGTCCACGCCGAGCCGGGCGCCCGGCTTGTCCAGCAGATCGGCGCCCAGGTACTTCAGCGGGGTGCCCTGGTGGGTGTGGATGTGCACACTGCCGGGCCGCTTGGCCGGGACGCCGGTCCAGGGCACGTCGTTGACCAGGAACGTGGCCCGCGCCATGACCTCGGCGCAGCGCCGGGTGCCCGCGATCACATGCTCCACGTCCGGCGGCAGCCCCGCCGCCGTCTCCGCGTCCCGCACCACCCACACCCCGCGCAGCCGCGGCGCGATCCGCAGGGCCGCGCGGTGGACGGCGGCCGGGTCGCCGAGCAGGCCCCGGTGCCCGGACGCCGAGTACACCACCAGCTCGGGGTCCAGCGGACGGCGCGCGTGCAGCGCGGCCCAGCCGGTGCGGGCCCGCCCGGCCGCCACCCGTCGTACCGCGCCCGCCCGCCGTGCCGCCCCGCGCCCGGCCCGGGCCGCCTGCCGCCGCAGCCGGTAGGCCGCCCAGCTGCCCTCCAGCAGGGCGACCTCCCCCTCCACTTGGGCGCCCTCGGGCTTCAGCCGGGCGAACAGCTCGGCCGTACGACGGAAGAACTCGGCCTTGTCGGCGGGCGGCAGCCGGTCCGGCTTGGCCAGGACGTCCAGGCAGTGCTCGCCCATCTTCCGGTGCAGGTACGGCCGCCAGGAGCCGAGTTCGGGGTGCTCGTCCAGGAAGGCGAAGACCCGCTCGTACTGGTCGTGGACGTCGAAGTGCTTGCGGCTGGTGGTGGACAGGATGTTGCCCTGCCTGCGCTGGCGGTAGTTCAGACAGATCCGGTCCAGCGCGGCGATCCGCCCGGCGCTGAGCATCACCGGGAAGGTCCAGGGGGTGTCCTCGTAGTAGCCGGGCGGGAAGGCGAAGCCCTGCGCCGCGACGAACTCCCGCCAATAGACCTTGTTCCACACCACCATCAGCAGATCCAGGATCCGCGGATACCCGGCCGCCGTGAACGTGTCCGGGCCCGCCTGCGCGAGCACCTCCGCGAGGGCGTTGCGCCGGGTGCCGCCCCACCAGTACGTGCGCGCGTAGTCGAACACGAGCACGTCCACATCGCCGCTCTCCGCCAGCCGGTCGGCGATCGCCGCGAGCGCGCCCGGGGTGAGGGTGTCGTCGCTGTCCAGGAAGAAGAGGTAGTCCCCGGTGGCGTGCGGCAGCCCGGCGTTGCGGGCCCGCCCGAGGCCCACGTTCTCCGGCAGGTGCAGCACCTTCACCCGGGGATCGCGCGCCGCGTACTCGTCCAGGATCGCGCCGCAGTCGTCCGGCGAGCGGTCGTCCACGGCGATCACCTCCAGGTCCCGGTACGACTGCGAAAGCACGGAGTCCAGGCACTCGCGGAGGTACGCCTGCACCCGGTAGCAGGGCACGATCACACTGAAGCGGGGCACGGTCAGCTCCTCACGAGGGTCACGGCGGCGGGGGCGGGGACGCGTTCGGCGAGCGGCAGCACCGGCGGGAGCGCCTGCGGCGGTTCGCCCAGCAGCACCCGCCGTACGACGCGTTCGGCGGCCCGCCCGTCGTCGAACTCGCAGAACCGCTCCCGGAATCGGGCCCGCAGCGCGGTCGACTCCGGGTCCGCGTAGGCGCGGTCGCGGAAGACGGCGGCCAGTTCCCCGGGGGTGCGGGCGACCGGCCCCGGCGGCTCGGCCATCAGGTCGAAGTAGACGCCCCGCGACTGCCGGTAGACCTCCCAGTCGTCGGCGTAGATCACGATCGGCCGGTCCAGGTTGGCGTAGTCGAACATGATGGACGAGTAGTCGGTGATCAGCACGTCCGCGGCCAGGCACACGTCCTCGGCGCTGCGGTGCGCGGTGACGTCGATGATCCGGTCCGAGTGCCGGGTGCGGCCCTGGTCGTAGAAGTAGTGGGCGCGCAGCAGCACGACGACGTCCTCGCCGGCGGCCGCGCAGAACTCCGCCAGGTCCAGGCCGGGTTCGAAGCCGCTGTGATGGTCGCGGTGGGTCGGGGCGTAGAGCACGGCGAGCCGGTTCTCCGGGATGCCCAGCTCCCGCCGGATGCGGGCCACGTCGTCGGCGGTCGCCGTGCAGTAGACGTCGTTGCGGGGATAGCCGTACTCCAGCGCCTCCCAGGAGCCGGGGAAGGCGCGCTCCCACATGCGGGTGGAGTGCCGGTTGGAGGAGAGGTTGAAGTCCCAGCGGTCGACCCGGCCCAGCAGCTTGGTGAAGCTGCCGGAGCGCGCGGCCACCACCGGGTACGTCGACTGGTCCACGCCCATCGTCTTCAGCGGGGTGCCGTGCTGGGTCTGGAGGTGGACGCTGCCGGGCCGTTTGACCACGCCCTCCGCGAAGTTGGCGTTGTTGACCAGATACGTGGCGCGGGCCAGCAGCTCCCAGGCGCGGTGCGAGCCGAGCACCGCGTACTCCACGTCCTTCGGCAGGGTGTGCTCCTGCCCGGCCTCCACCAGGAACACCTGGCGCAGCCCCGGGGCGAGTTCGCGGGCCTTGGCGTGGATCGCGGCCGGGTTGCAGGTGTAGCCGCGGCCCCAATAGGCGCAGTACACCACCAGGTTGGGGTCGAGGGGGCGGCGCAGGGCGGCACGGTAGCGCAGCCGGGTGCGGACCGCGTGCGGGCGCGGCACGGTCTCGGCGGCCTTGCCCGCGAGCCGGTTCGCGTCGCGCAGGGCGCGGAAGGCGTCGTACGCGCCGACCGCGAGCAGCCGGTGCTGCACCCCGAGGCTGCCGCGCGGCAGCCGGTGCCCGGTGGGCCGGAACCGCCGGTACAGGCGGGCCGCGCGGCGGAAGAACGCCCGGTGCCCGTGGGCCAGCCGTTCCGGCCGGGCCGCGGTCTTCAGCACCAGCGCGAACAGCTGGTCGAAGAGGGGGCCGGTGCGCTCGGCGGGCAGGGCGCACGCGGCGGCCCGCGCGAGGACCAGCTCCACCTGGTCGAGCAGGGCGTGCTGGGGTTCGCCGGGCAGGTTCAGCCGGCTGCCCTGCCGGCGCAGCCGGTGCCGCACGACCACCCGGCGCAGTACGGCGATCCGCCGGGCGGCGACCGTGACCAGGCCGCCCCAGCCGAGGTCCGTGAAGTGGCCTTCGGGGAAGACGAGTTCGTGCTCGGCGAGGAAGGTACGGCGGTACACCGCGCTCCACGCGGGCAGCGCGGCGCCGGTCAGCCCCGGCAGCTCGGCGGGGGCGAAGGCGCCCTTAGGGGCACCGGCGAACAGCGGCTCGACCGGGTTCACCGGATCGCCCTCCCACCAGGGGGCGCGCTCGTGCTCCACGTACAGCACATCCACTCCGGCGGTCTCCGTCAGCCGGGCGTCCACGGCCGCCAGCGCGCCCGGCAGCAGCAGGTCGTCGCCGTCCAGGAAGAGCACGTACGCGCCCCCCGCCGCCCGCGTCCCGGCGTCGCGCGCCCCGGCGAGCCCGGCGGAGG is a genomic window of Streptomyces sp. WP-1 containing:
- a CDS encoding bifunctional glycosyltransferase/CDP-glycerol:glycerophosphate glycerophosphotransferase — protein: MPRFSVIVPCYRVQAYLRECLDSVLSQSYRDLEVIAVDDRSPDDCGAILDEYAARDPRVKVLHLPENVGLGRARNAGLPHATGDYLFFLDSDDTLTPGALAAIADRLAESGDVDVLVFDYARTYWWGGTRRNALAEVLAQAGPDTFTAAGYPRILDLLMVVWNKVYWREFVAAQGFAFPPGYYEDTPWTFPVMLSAGRIAALDRICLNYRQRRQGNILSTTSRKHFDVHDQYERVFAFLDEHPELGSWRPYLHRKMGEHCLDVLAKPDRLPPADKAEFFRRTAELFARLKPEGAQVEGEVALLEGSWAAYRLRRQAARAGRGAARRAGAVRRVAAGRARTGWAALHARRPLDPELVVYSASGHRGLLGDPAAVHRAALRIAPRLRGVWVVRDAETAAGLPPDVEHVIAGTRRCAEVMARATFLVNDVPWTGVPAKRPGSVHIHTHQGTPLKYLGADLLDKPGARLGVDVPQLLRRADRWDHSLVASRYAELVYERAYPCHFASARTGSPRNDVLVNGGSSDFRARHGIPDDHTVVLYAPTRRDYRRGGHVDRIDVARLAADLGEGHTLVVRLHPAPAAGPARGLGLAELARRGAVLDASDEPDLAGVLLAADALITDYSSVMFDYANLDRPIVIHADDWDVLRGTRGVYFDLTAEPPGHVTRSQRELAQLFGSGRWRDEESARLRSRFRSRYCEFEDGRAAERVVRTLLLDEPMPGAVRLPGQTAAGRGALTSA
- a CDS encoding bifunctional glycosyltransferase/CDP-glycerol:glycerophosphate glycerophosphotransferase encodes the protein MPRFSIIVPSHGVAGRLSQALDSVLGQSFGDLELIPVCDAPDTPAAEVAAGYAGRDPRVKPVHSPPSAGLAGARDAGTRAAGGAYVLFLDGDDLLLPGALAAVDARLTETAGVDVLYVEHERAPWWEGDPVNPVEPLFAGAPKGAFAPAELPGLTGAALPAWSAVYRRTFLAEHELVFPEGHFTDLGWGGLVTVAARRIAVLRRVVVRHRLRRQGSRLNLPGEPQHALLDQVELVLARAAACALPAERTGPLFDQLFALVLKTAARPERLAHGHRAFFRRAARLYRRFRPTGHRLPRGSLGVQHRLLAVGAYDAFRALRDANRLAGKAAETVPRPHAVRTRLRYRAALRRPLDPNLVVYCAYWGRGYTCNPAAIHAKARELAPGLRQVFLVEAGQEHTLPKDVEYAVLGSHRAWELLARATYLVNNANFAEGVVKRPGSVHLQTQHGTPLKTMGVDQSTYPVVAARSGSFTKLLGRVDRWDFNLSSNRHSTRMWERAFPGSWEALEYGYPRNDVYCTATADDVARIRRELGIPENRLAVLYAPTHRDHHSGFEPGLDLAEFCAAAGEDVVVLLRAHYFYDQGRTRHSDRIIDVTAHRSAEDVCLAADVLITDYSSIMFDYANLDRPIVIYADDWEVYRQSRGVYFDLMAEPPGPVARTPGELAAVFRDRAYADPESTALRARFRERFCEFDDGRAAERVVRRVLLGEPPQALPPVLPLAERVPAPAAVTLVRS